Proteins encoded together in one Balaenoptera musculus isolate JJ_BM4_2016_0621 chromosome 6, mBalMus1.pri.v3, whole genome shotgun sequence window:
- the GLIPR2 gene encoding Golgi-associated plant pathogenesis-related protein 1 isoform X2, protein MGKSASKQFNDEVLKAHNEYRKQHGVAPLKLCKKLNREAQQTFHCHGMEEYKEDGSGEGICK, encoded by the exons CTTCCAAGCAGTTTAATGACGAGGTCCTGAAGGCCCACAATGAGTACCGGAAGCAGCATGGCGTCGCCCCGCTGAAGCTCTGCAAGAAGCTCAACCGGGAGGCTCAGCA GACATTTCACTGCCATGGTATGGAAGAATACAAAGAAGATGGGAGTGGGGAAGGCATCTGCAAATGA
- the GLIPR2 gene encoding Golgi-associated plant pathogenesis-related protein 1 isoform X1: MGKSASKQFNDEVLKAHNEYRKQHGVAPLKLCKKLNREAQQYSEALASTRILKHSPESSRGQCGENLAWASYDQTGKEVADRWYSEIKNYNFQQPGFTSGTGHFTAMVWKNTKKMGVGKASANDGSSFVVARYFPAGNVVNQGFFEENVLPPKK; encoded by the exons CTTCCAAGCAGTTTAATGACGAGGTCCTGAAGGCCCACAATGAGTACCGGAAGCAGCATGGCGTCGCCCCGCTGAAGCTCTGCAAGAAGCTCAACCGGGAGGCTCAGCA GTATTCAGAGGCCCTGGCCAGCACGAGGATCCTCAAGCACAGCCCGGAGTCCAGTCGTGGCCAGTGCGGGGAGAACCTGGCGTGGGCATCCTACGATCAGACAG GAAAGGAGGTGGCTGATAGATGGTACAGTGAAATCAAGAACTACAACTTTCAGCAGCCTGGCTTCACCTCCGGGACAG GACATTTCACTGCCATGGTATGGAAGAATACAAAGAAGATGGGAGTGGGGAAGGCATCTGCAAATGATGGGTCCTCCTTCGTGGTGGCTAGATACTTCCCAGCAGGGAATGTCGTCAACCAGGGCTTCTTTGAAGAAAATGTCCTGCCTCCAAAGAAGTAA